In Fluviicola taffensis DSM 16823, the following are encoded in one genomic region:
- the dnaE gene encoding DNA polymerase III subunit alpha, producing MFLIFDTETTGLPRDWNAPLTDLDNWPRAIQIAWQLHDELGNLIEAKDYLIRPDGFDIPYDAERIHGISTELALEQGQDLEDVIAEFNEVLRKSQFVVGQNIGFDLNIMGAEFLRTQVATNMHDLPVLDTCTEVTANLCKIPGGRGGKFKLPTLTELHSFLFNVPFGEAHNATADVEATTRCFFELVRREVFTAEELKVELEFFNRFKIANPDFIQPIGLTHLNLKEASAKLKKQAVGDDSASIDESAARERLKDVPFVHLHNHTQFTILQSTMNVKGLVKQAVKHNMPAVALTDIGNMMAAFHFEKAIAGINSEIEAERKEAEENGQTISKKPLLPIIGCEMYVCRDRLDKSVKDNGSLVVFIAKNKKGYHNLIKLASISHTEGMYYVPRIDKSAVEQYHEDLIVLTGGLNGEIPSLLLNVGEKQAEEALVWWKNLFGEDLYVEIMRHGQEDENRVNASLIKLAQKHEVKLVATNNTFYGSREDANTHDILLCVRDGEQVTTPKGKGRNFRFGLENEEYYFKSADEMKELFLDLPEAIESISEILGKIEHYPLAREVLLPAFDIPDEFKDPQDAIDGGKRGENAFLRHLTYEGAAKRYPEITDEIRDRLDFELATVEKTGYPGYFLIVQDFCQAARDMGVAVGPGRGSAAGSAVAYCTGITNVDPIAYDLLFERFLNPDRVSMPDIDIDFDDEGRGRVIDWVIEKYGSNQVAQIITYGTMAAKSSIRDAGRVLDLPLMDTNLLAKLIPDNFTLDAIFNWEEPKLAEKLANSPQDLANVQELRAVSKGTDMRAQVLRQAQRIEGSVRNTGIHACGVIITPDDITNFVPVSLAKDTGMWCTQFDNSVAEEAGLLKMDFLGLKTLTLIKDAVKNVKKRHDIDLDPDTFPIDDEKTYELFQRGETVGIFQYESPGMQKYMRELRPSVFADLIAMNALYRPGPLEYIPDFIKRKNGEQEIKYDLDACEEFLKETYGITVYQEQVMLLSQKLAGFSKGDADVLRKAMGKKQRYILDKMKPQFVEQGQERGHDPVVLEKIWKDWEAFASYAFNKSHSTCYAWIAYQTAYLKANYPAEFMASVLSNNLNDIAQVSFFMEECRRMGIEVLGPDVNESAYEFTVNQHGAIRFGLGGIKGLGSGPVENIIENRQEEGSFQSIFEMTKRLNLRIVNKKAMESMAYAGCFDSFKGAHRAQYFALDAGGKTFIENALKYGNSLQDNENSAQVSMFGESADVKMPEPTIPNSEEWNLLYKLNREKEVVGIFISGHPLDDFRVEIEAFCNGNVELLSNVKNHLGRDFTIPAIITDAQHLTTKTGKPFGLILIEDYSNTHKQYIFGDTYLKFKHLLTKDLFVAIKGRVQEGPYPDKITKMKPIEFSINSIEQLQDMMGTKSATFNITIPIKSLDQMMMNKLEALFSESEEGNCSVKFTVVDHLDNLTVTMPSKRLRINPSPKMLSEMKEMQLEVGFDTN from the coding sequence ATGTTTTTAATTTTCGATACCGAAACAACTGGTTTACCGCGAGATTGGAATGCTCCTTTGACCGATTTAGACAATTGGCCACGAGCAATTCAGATTGCTTGGCAGTTGCATGATGAACTGGGAAATTTAATCGAAGCGAAAGACTATCTCATTCGCCCAGATGGATTTGATATTCCCTACGATGCGGAACGAATTCACGGAATTTCTACCGAATTGGCTTTGGAGCAAGGTCAAGATTTGGAAGATGTTATCGCGGAATTCAATGAAGTTTTACGAAAATCACAATTTGTAGTCGGACAAAATATCGGTTTCGACTTAAATATCATGGGAGCAGAGTTTTTGCGAACTCAAGTGGCTACCAATATGCACGATCTTCCAGTGCTCGATACATGTACGGAAGTAACGGCAAATTTGTGTAAAATTCCTGGTGGACGAGGGGGGAAATTCAAGTTGCCTACTCTCACCGAATTACATAGTTTTTTATTCAATGTTCCTTTTGGAGAAGCTCACAATGCCACTGCCGATGTGGAAGCAACGACACGTTGTTTCTTTGAATTGGTTCGTCGCGAGGTTTTCACTGCTGAAGAGCTAAAGGTTGAGTTGGAGTTCTTCAATCGATTCAAGATTGCGAATCCAGATTTCATTCAACCAATTGGATTAACGCATCTGAATCTCAAAGAAGCAAGTGCGAAGCTCAAAAAGCAAGCTGTTGGAGATGATTCTGCTTCGATTGATGAATCTGCAGCAAGAGAGCGATTGAAAGATGTTCCATTCGTTCATTTGCACAATCATACACAGTTCACCATTCTTCAATCCACCATGAATGTGAAAGGATTGGTGAAGCAAGCTGTGAAGCACAATATGCCTGCTGTTGCTTTGACGGATATTGGAAACATGATGGCAGCCTTTCATTTTGAGAAAGCAATTGCTGGAATCAACAGTGAAATTGAAGCAGAACGCAAAGAAGCGGAGGAAAACGGACAGACGATTTCTAAAAAGCCATTGCTGCCAATTATTGGTTGCGAAATGTACGTTTGTCGCGATAGATTGGATAAAAGTGTAAAAGACAACGGTTCATTGGTTGTTTTCATCGCGAAGAACAAAAAAGGATACCACAACCTCATAAAACTCGCATCGATATCTCATACGGAAGGAATGTATTATGTTCCGCGTATCGATAAATCGGCAGTAGAGCAGTACCACGAAGATCTGATTGTATTGACTGGTGGTTTGAATGGAGAAATTCCTAGTTTGTTACTGAATGTGGGTGAAAAACAAGCAGAAGAAGCACTCGTTTGGTGGAAAAATCTGTTTGGTGAAGATTTGTATGTGGAGATTATGCGCCACGGACAAGAAGATGAAAATCGCGTAAATGCTTCTTTGATTAAATTGGCACAAAAACATGAGGTAAAACTGGTTGCAACAAACAATACGTTTTACGGTTCGAGGGAAGACGCCAATACACATGATATTTTGCTTTGCGTCAGAGATGGTGAGCAAGTAACTACGCCGAAAGGAAAAGGACGAAATTTCCGATTTGGATTGGAAAACGAAGAATATTATTTCAAGTCGGCTGACGAAATGAAGGAATTGTTTTTGGATTTACCAGAGGCAATTGAAAGTATCAGCGAAATATTGGGGAAAATCGAGCATTATCCTTTGGCGCGTGAAGTTCTCCTTCCAGCATTTGATATTCCAGATGAATTCAAAGATCCTCAAGATGCCATTGATGGAGGAAAAAGAGGAGAGAATGCATTTTTAAGACATTTGACTTACGAAGGAGCCGCTAAAAGATATCCTGAAATAACGGATGAAATTCGCGATCGACTCGACTTTGAGTTAGCAACAGTGGAGAAAACGGGATATCCGGGATATTTCTTGATTGTACAGGATTTTTGTCAAGCGGCTCGAGATATGGGAGTTGCTGTAGGTCCTGGTCGTGGTTCGGCAGCAGGTTCGGCAGTTGCCTATTGTACTGGAATTACGAATGTCGATCCAATTGCATACGATTTGCTCTTTGAGCGTTTCTTGAACCCCGATCGTGTTTCCATGCCCGATATCGATATCGATTTCGACGATGAAGGTCGTGGTCGAGTAATTGATTGGGTAATTGAAAAATATGGCTCTAATCAAGTAGCACAAATTATTACGTATGGAACAATGGCTGCGAAGTCTTCCATTCGTGATGCTGGTCGTGTATTGGATTTGCCTTTGATGGACACGAATTTATTGGCGAAGTTAATTCCCGATAATTTTACATTGGATGCCATTTTCAATTGGGAAGAACCCAAATTAGCTGAAAAATTGGCGAATAGTCCGCAAGATTTAGCAAATGTGCAAGAATTGCGTGCTGTTTCCAAAGGAACCGATATGCGTGCGCAAGTTTTAAGACAAGCACAGCGTATTGAAGGCTCTGTTCGAAATACCGGAATTCACGCTTGTGGAGTCATTATCACTCCAGATGATATCACCAATTTTGTTCCTGTTTCTCTTGCAAAAGATACAGGGATGTGGTGTACGCAATTTGATAACTCGGTTGCTGAAGAAGCTGGGTTGTTGAAAATGGACTTCTTGGGTCTGAAGACTTTGACTTTGATCAAAGATGCAGTCAAGAATGTCAAAAAACGCCACGATATTGATTTAGACCCAGATACTTTCCCTATAGATGACGAAAAGACGTATGAGTTATTCCAACGTGGTGAAACGGTAGGGATTTTCCAATACGAGAGTCCTGGAATGCAAAAATACATGCGTGAATTGCGTCCGTCGGTATTTGCCGATTTGATTGCCATGAATGCTTTGTATCGACCAGGTCCGCTTGAGTACATTCCTGATTTCATTAAAAGAAAGAACGGTGAACAAGAAATCAAGTACGATTTAGATGCGTGCGAAGAGTTTTTGAAGGAAACTTACGGAATTACAGTTTACCAAGAGCAAGTAATGCTTTTGTCCCAAAAATTGGCGGGATTCTCCAAAGGTGATGCCGATGTATTGCGTAAAGCTATGGGTAAAAAACAACGCTACATTCTGGATAAAATGAAACCTCAGTTTGTGGAGCAAGGACAAGAAAGAGGTCACGATCCAGTTGTATTGGAGAAAATTTGGAAAGACTGGGAAGCATTTGCATCTTACGCATTCAATAAATCGCATTCAACCTGTTATGCGTGGATTGCTTATCAAACGGCATATTTGAAAGCGAATTATCCAGCAGAATTCATGGCTTCTGTGCTTTCTAATAACTTGAACGATATTGCACAAGTGAGTTTCTTCATGGAAGAATGTCGCCGAATGGGAATCGAAGTACTTGGGCCAGATGTGAATGAATCGGCTTATGAATTTACGGTGAATCAACATGGAGCAATTCGCTTTGGGTTAGGAGGAATCAAAGGCTTGGGAAGTGGCCCGGTTGAAAATATTATTGAGAACAGACAAGAAGAAGGTTCATTCCAATCCATTTTTGAAATGACCAAACGCTTGAATTTACGTATTGTGAATAAAAAAGCGATGGAAAGTATGGCGTATGCAGGTTGTTTTGATTCATTCAAAGGAGCTCATCGCGCGCAGTATTTTGCTTTGGATGCTGGAGGAAAGACATTCATTGAGAATGCTTTGAAATATGGAAATAGCTTGCAAGACAATGAAAATTCGGCTCAAGTTTCCATGTTTGGAGAATCGGCAGATGTGAAAATGCCAGAGCCCACAATTCCGAATTCCGAAGAATGGAACTTGCTCTACAAATTGAATCGGGAGAAGGAAGTAGTTGGAATTTTTATTTCTGGCCACCCGCTGGATGATTTCAGAGTAGAAATTGAAGCGTTTTGCAATGGAAATGTGGAATTACTTTCCAATGTGAAAAATCACTTAGGTCGCGATTTTACCATTCCAGCAATTATCACAGATGCACAGCATTTAACAACCAAAACAGGAAAACCTTTCGGATTAATCCTGATCGAAGATTATTCGAATACGCACAAGCAATATATTTTCGGAGATACGTATTTGAAATTTAAACACTTATTGACGAAGGATTTGTTTGTAGCAATCAAAGGACGTGTTCAGGAAGGACCATACCCAGATAAGATTACCAAAATGAAACCCATTGAATTTAGCATCAACTCCATTGAGCAATTGCAAGATATGATGGGAACGAAATCGGCGACTTTCAATATCACGATTCCCATTAAGTCATTGGATCAAATGATGATGAATAAGTTGGAAGCGCTTTTCAGTGAAAGTGAAGAGGGGAATTGTTCGGTGAAATTTACCGTAGTAGACCATTTAGACAATCTGACGGTAACAATGCCTTCCAAACGATTACGAATCAATCCTTCACCCAAAATGCTCTCAGAGATGAAGGAAATGCAGTTGGAGGTTGGGTTTGACACGAATTAA
- a CDS encoding DUF1573 domain-containing protein, with translation MKTILLNIVMTCVALLSFNQLYAQEEVANGPKISFVKETHDYGEIRFQGNTTYIFEFVNTGNEPLVITSVKGSCSCTVADWSKEPVAPGGKGFIKVKYDSNRVGPINKSFTVSTNIESDPVRILYIKGTVLPAEETPILVD, from the coding sequence ATGAAAACAATTCTATTAAACATCGTGATGACGTGTGTTGCATTGCTAAGTTTTAATCAACTTTATGCGCAAGAGGAAGTAGCAAATGGGCCGAAAATTTCTTTCGTAAAAGAAACTCATGATTATGGGGAAATTCGTTTCCAAGGGAATACTACTTATATTTTTGAGTTTGTAAATACCGGGAATGAACCATTGGTTATTACTAGTGTCAAAGGATCTTGTTCGTGCACGGTTGCAGATTGGTCAAAGGAACCAGTTGCTCCAGGAGGAAAAGGATTTATCAAAGTGAAGTACGATTCCAATCGAGTGGGACCGATTAACAAGAGTTTTACAGTAAGCACAAATATAGAGAGTGATCCAGTAAGAATTCTGTATATCAAAGGAACTGTGCTGCCTGCAGAAGAAACGCCTATTTTGGTAGATTGA
- a CDS encoding DUF1573 domain-containing protein, translating to MRYFIIAFVILNSAFCIGQKAEFSVDKGTFTFPKTKEGPVITHDFVITNTGTDELVISDYKVSCPCTKVILPAPILPGDTGIIQVNFETKGKYYEQDRSIILITNTKKGTEKVRFKVFVIPEED from the coding sequence ATGCGTTATTTCATTATCGCATTTGTAATACTAAATTCCGCTTTCTGCATCGGTCAGAAAGCGGAATTTTCTGTTGATAAAGGCACGTTTACATTCCCTAAAACAAAAGAAGGTCCTGTCATTACACATGATTTTGTCATTACAAATACAGGAACCGATGAATTGGTTATCTCTGACTATAAAGTTTCTTGTCCGTGTACCAAAGTCATTCTTCCAGCTCCCATTCTCCCGGGTGACACTGGAATTATTCAGGTAAATTTTGAAACCAAAGGAAAATACTACGAACAAGACCGATCCATTATTTTGATTACCAACACCAAAAAGGGAACCGAAAAAGTACGCTTCAAAGTGTTCGTGATTCCCGAGGAAGATTAA
- a CDS encoding DUF1573 domain-containing protein produces the protein MKKVLFTMMLAFVAVIGANTAVAQEVQNGAKIEFVKETHDYGNIKYGANGACTFSFTNTGNAPLIISNAKGSCGCTVPEWPKEPIAPGAKGVITVKYDTKRSGVINKMVTITSNAVNEPTKTIRIKGNVAPQPEGTSPVNNGGAPTNN, from the coding sequence ATGAAAAAAGTATTATTTACAATGATGTTGGCTTTTGTAGCTGTGATCGGTGCAAACACTGCGGTAGCTCAAGAAGTACAAAACGGAGCTAAAATCGAGTTCGTGAAAGAAACACATGATTACGGAAATATCAAATATGGTGCTAACGGAGCTTGTACGTTTTCTTTTACAAACACTGGAAATGCTCCATTGATTATTTCAAATGCAAAAGGATCTTGTGGTTGTACGGTTCCTGAGTGGCCGAAAGAACCAATTGCTCCAGGAGCGAAAGGTGTAATTACTGTGAAGTATGACACAAAACGTTCTGGTGTAATCAACAAAATGGTTACAATCACTTCAAACGCAGTGAATGAGCCAACAAAAACAATCCGTATTAAAGGAAATGTTGCTCCACAACCAGAAGGAACAAGCCCTGTAAACAACGGAGGAGCTCCAACAAACAACTAA
- the def gene encoding peptide deformylase, which yields MILPIVAYGDPVLKKEAVEIDANYPELKKLIEDMFETMYEASGVGLAAPQINRSIRLFVVDGSPFAETDEDEEEDPKAEGMEGFKRVFINPIIEEETGESWGFHEGCLSIPKIREEVMRKEKIRITYYDENWQLHDEWFDGYKARIIQHEYDHIEGVLFTDHLSVLKRRLLSKRLQNISQGLISVAYKMKFPSFKKGK from the coding sequence ATGATATTGCCAATTGTTGCTTACGGTGATCCAGTCCTTAAAAAGGAAGCGGTCGAAATTGATGCGAATTATCCAGAATTAAAAAAACTGATCGAAGACATGTTCGAGACGATGTATGAAGCATCTGGAGTTGGTTTGGCTGCTCCTCAGATCAATCGATCAATTCGTTTGTTTGTGGTGGATGGAAGTCCGTTTGCTGAAACTGACGAGGACGAAGAAGAAGATCCGAAAGCGGAAGGAATGGAAGGATTCAAACGTGTTTTCATCAATCCAATTATTGAAGAAGAAACGGGTGAATCTTGGGGTTTTCATGAAGGATGCTTGAGTATTCCAAAGATTCGAGAGGAAGTTATGCGCAAGGAAAAAATTCGCATCACCTATTACGATGAAAATTGGCAATTGCATGATGAGTGGTTCGACGGATATAAAGCGCGCATCATTCAACACGAATACGATCACATCGAAGGCGTCTTGTTTACAGACCATCTTTCTGTGCTGAAAAGAAGATTGCTTTCAAAAAGACTTCAGAATATTTCTCAGGGATTGATTTCTGTGGCATATAAAATGAAGTTTCCATCGTTTAAAAAAGGTAAATAA
- the ruvX gene encoding Holliday junction resolvase RuvX: MSKILAIDFGLKRTGLALSDESKIFAFGLQTIDSKTLMDELKKLVSKEKITEIVIGEPKRLDTSDSHITQNVRLLKEAVQKVFPEVLVCMLDERFTSKMASAVIAQSGLKKKDREQKGLIDTVSATIILQDYLQTRLNGSLR, translated from the coding sequence TTGTCAAAAATCCTTGCAATCGATTTCGGTCTAAAAAGAACAGGCCTCGCACTTTCCGATGAGTCGAAAATCTTTGCGTTTGGACTCCAAACCATCGATAGTAAAACCCTCATGGACGAATTGAAAAAACTCGTTTCCAAAGAGAAAATTACCGAAATTGTAATTGGCGAACCCAAAAGATTAGACACTTCCGACTCACACATTACCCAAAATGTACGTTTATTGAAAGAAGCGGTTCAGAAAGTGTTTCCAGAAGTGTTGGTTTGTATGCTCGACGAACGATTTACTTCCAAAATGGCTTCAGCTGTAATTGCTCAAAGTGGCTTGAAGAAGAAAGATCGGGAGCAAAAAGGATTGATTGATACGGTAAGTGCCACAATTATTCTTCAAGATTACCTTCAAACCCGCTTAAACGGGAGTTTGAGATAA